GCGCTCGACGATGCCCTGGCCCGCTACGAAGCGTCCGCGCAGCGGGTGAACTCGCTGCAGCGCACCTATGATCTGGCCAAAATTGGTCCGCGGATCGAGCAGATCGATCAGGCCCGGGCCCAGGTCATCCAGGCGCGGGGGCAACTCGACTACGCACAATCTCAGCTGGACGCCACCCAGATCCGGGCTCCTGTCACTGGAACAATCCTGGAGCGTACAGCCGAGAAGGGGGAACTGATCACGGCACAATTCGCCAGCACCGCCGAAGGCGGACCGCAAGGGTCGGTAGTCGCTCTGGCTGACTTGAACGATCTCCAGGTCGAACTCGACATCGCTCAGCAGGATTTTGCCAAGCTTGGCCCCAAGCAGAAGGGAATCGTGACTACCGACGCGTTTCCCGATCGCAAGTACGACGGCGTCATTGCCGAGATTTCTCCCGAAGCCAACCGCCAGAAGGCGACGGTGCAAGTCAAAGTGCAGGTCTTGAATCCCGATGGCTTCCTGCGCCCGGACATGAACGCCAATGTGCAGTTCCTGTCTGAGGAAAAACCCGGAGAAGTCACGACCGGCAGCGTGGTGCCTACGAATGCGCTGCGCGATCGGTCAGGCAAGAAGGTGGTTTTCGTGGCCTACAACGGCAAGGCTGTAGTTCGGGAAGTGAAAGTTCTCGGCCAGCGCAGCAACGGCTATTTGGTGGATGGACTCACCGGAGGCGAGCTGTTGCTGTCCAACCCGCCGGCCGATTTGAAAGATGGCGACAGAATTCGCATCAAGAGCAGCAAGTAATTTATTGCATTCGAGGTGAGGATGAGCTCCCAGGAAACCGCAACCGCAACCCGCACCAAGGTAGTGGAGACCCGGCACGTCAGCAAAATCTTTCGCCGCGACAGCTTCGAGGTCAAAGCCCTGGACGATGTCTCCATCGACATCATGGAAGGCGAGTTCATTGCCTTGATGGGGCCCTCCGGCTCCGGCAAGACCACCCTGCTTAATATGATTGCCGCCATCGACCGGCCCAGCTCCGGCCAGATGCTGGTCATGAACGAGGATGTTTTCAAGTTGAACGATCAGCAGGCCGCGCAGTGGCGCAACCACAAGATCGGGTACGTCTTCCAGACGTTCAATCTAATCCCCGTGCTCACCGCTTTCGAGAATGTGGAACTGCCGCTCTTGCTCACCAAACTGAACAAGCAGCAGCGGCGCGATCACGTGATGACCGCACTAAAGCTGGTTGGGCTCGAAGACCGGGTGAATCATCTCCCCAAACAGCTTTCGGGCGGACAGGAACAGCGCGTCGCCATTGCTCGCGCCATCGTGACCGATCCCAAGATCATTCTAGCCGACGAGCCCACCGGCGACCTCGACAGCCACTCGGCCACCGAGATTCTGGAGATTCTCAAGAAGTTGAATGAAGAAGACAGCAAGACCATCGTGATGGTTACTCACGATCCGCACGCCGCGGCCTACTCACACGTGACACGCCACCTGGAGAAGGGCATGCTATTGCCGTTGTGAGCGAAATTACGATTTCTTTCAGTCCGATGCCCACTGCAGACTGCTTACACCTCATCCGGCAGCCTAGCCAGTACCTTGCGCGAAGTTTCCGGCAACGCCACCTTCCCCCACTGACTGGTCTGCCAGTTGTCAGCCTTAAGTTTGTCCGGTAACCACTGCGGCAGCGGGAAAAGCAGCCTTTCCGACAGCGCATTCACATACGGTTCATACATGCTGCGCAATTTATTCAATTTGTCTGTTACCTCCGGTCCACGCTTAGAGGCCAAGCCGGCAGCGGACAACACATTCTGGAAGTGCTCCAGTTCCGCCGGTGGAAGCCGGTCTTGTGGGGGTGAACTGGGCGTGGTCCGAAACACTGCTGCGAGATCGACCGCCGCATGCCGGCCTAGGGCAAACGTCAACTCCGCCTGATATGTGCACTCTTCCGAAAGCGCTGCCATGGCAAATGCGCTCGCATCCAACACTGTGGTCAGCGCCGCCAGCCACGACTGGTTGTCGTGCTGCGAGCGGAAGAATGCCAACACCGGATAAGACAAATGGCTCTCCAGCAGCCTCGCTGACCAGCTTTCCCAGTCAGCGAACAATTGGCGCAGTTGTCCGCTGGGTGCTTGGCGTCGCAGGAATTCTCCCGCAGTCGGCGGTGAACCGGCGCGCGCATCCAGCAGTGTGATATTTGCTTCCCGGATGGAAAATGCGTTGTACAGCACCGGCAGGTATCCCAAAATCAGCGCCAGGAACCCGAATCCCATTCCTCCCTCCATGACCGTCAGGAAACGCGACAGGCCGCTGGCGGGGCTTATATCTCCCAGGCCGAGCGTAAAGAACGTGGTGCCGGAAAAGTAAAGCACGATGGAAAAATCCAGGGCGTGGTCGGATACATGTATCTGCTCACCTGCCGCCCACTGCAGGAGAGCAAACGCGAAGACCAGCCCCAGGGCCCACAGGGTCAACAGCATCGGCAACGACAGTGGCCCGTAGTAGCCGATAAAGCTCTCACGTCGTTTCTTGGTTTCGATCTTCTGCGCCGCTGCAGCTACTGGCTTCCAGGTGAGGCGGTAAAAGGCGGTTGCCAGACGAAAGCGGCGGGTGACACGCCTGGGCAAAATGACCGTTTCGAAGGCGTCCCACAGGATGATCCACATGATCAGGAGCCCCAGGATTGCAGCCAGCACTCTCATGGCTTCTCCTCGCACCTCGATGTCGCTGGTCGGGTGCTCGCGCGCATACCCAGCCTACAGGAAAATCCCAGCAGAGGCTGCCGACCGAAGGGATAGAATACTGGCTGGCGCCGTGGGTTGTGAATCTGGGGCGCAGGAGGGATGAAGATGTTTGGGGATTCCGATGATCGCAACAGTGTTGGAATTGCGCTTACTTTCCTGTTTATCGGATTGGGCATTGGCGCCCTATCCGCTCTCCTGTTCGCTCCGTCCTCCGGGAAGCAAATGCGCAAGAATTTGCGCCGCAAATACGAGGGCGCCCGCGAAGCTCTCGATGAATGGACCGATCAGGCTTCGGACATGATCGACCGGGGCAGCGATATCGCCAACAAGGTTCGGGATCGTGGCCGCGACTGGGCAGGCAAGGCTGCGGAAAAAGCCCGTGACCGGGTCGCCCCAGTTACCCGCGCGCTCAACCGCGATTAGCCGAAGTTATTCATCGCCGATTTTCAAGAGCGATTAGCGCCCACGGAAATGTACCGTCAGCGCCACTTCGTGGGCATCGGGTTTGCCATTGCACATTGCCGGCGCAAAGGACCACTGGCTCACTGTAGCCAGCGCCTCGGGGTTCAGGTCCGGCCGCTCAGAGGTCTGTACCACAGGCTGGAACAGTTTCCCACTCACCCCGACTATGCCGCGCACCACGATATCGACACTCTCTCCGCCATTGCCGGCCTTGGGTTGAGGCATGTAGACCCCGAACGGGCGGCGGAAGGTCGTACAGAGTCCATGAATCTCAGCGTTGGGAGGTGCAGCGAGAACGTTAGGGCTGGGATTGTCCAGGACAGTCATAGTCTGCGCGACTTCCATTTTCCGCGCTTCGCCGAAGGAGTAGCTGATTTTTCCCGGCATCAATGCCCCCGCAAACGGAAAGAAGTCGCTGTATTCGATCAACTCGGGACCTAATTTTTCCAATATCAGGATCCCGTTCGCACGATCCATGCAAAGTTCGTTGCGGTCCGTTTTCTCGCCCCGGATGGTATCGAACTCGATACAGCGAGCCGCATGCCCGCTCACATCTCGATCGCTGATCGAGTGGATGACATCTTCGCCATCGAAACTCACGCGATAGATGGGCGCGATTCGCATTAAAGTCTCAATTTCTGGCGGAGCCACGGCGGGTGTTCCCACGACCGCCACCTGCCTCTGCGACCACACGTTCAGCAAATGGAAACTGCCGAACGTGTATTCATCGCGCCGTCCTGTGCCCTGAATGACCACGCGGCTAAAGCTGCACTCCCGCACCCCAGCTTCGGCATCGAACACGCGAAATGTGTCCACACGTTCCAGGTTAGGAGGTCAGGGGAAGTGCTAAGGGCGTCGGCCCGCTCCAGCATATGAACAGCTTCTTCCCTGACCTTCACATCCTGGGCGGAACACTGCAGACGCAGCAAGGCAAGCATGAGGAGCGTCAGCGTCAGTTTCATCTGCATGGCCTCCAAAAGACTGGCCCGAATCGCAGACCGCTTTGGGTTGCATAGTGTATCGCTCGTTGTGAGCTGGTCACGAATTTTCCAGGAACGTTAACGGATTGCGGAATCGCTGTCCCCGAGCTTCCAGAAAAGACAAAGGCCAAGCATTCGCGCTTGGCCTTCAAACCCGAAATCTCCGAATATCTAATACAGCCGGAAGTTCACTTCCACGTTGATCTGGACTGCCACTGGTTGTCCATCTTTGCGCGCGGGCTCGAATTTCCAGTTGCGCACTGCTTCCATCGCTTTCTCATCCAGCCCCAGGCCCAGGGTGCGTTGCACGCGGATGTCGTGCACGCGTCCATCCGGTCCCACGACCACCCACAGCACGCAGGTCCCCTGATATTTGGCTTTGCGCGCTTCTTCTGAATACTCAGGATCAGGAGAATACAAGACGCGCGGCGCCGACACCCCACCGCCTACGCGGAAAGCTCCACCGCCGATGCCGCCACCCCATCCCGGCCCAACTCCCGGCCCGCGACCGGAACCAACGCCGCCACCGCTGCCGCTGCCAATACCACCACCAGAGCCGGTGCCGTTGGACGACGGCCCTAGTACGGCGGAAAGGGGATCGCCTAGCTGACCCGATTGCGGCAGCTTGATCTCAGGTGGAACCACCACCGTCGGCTCTACGGCCAGCTTGGGATTCGGGTTGCGGATTACGACCGCGGGAGGCGTAATCTGTTCCCAGGCAGATTTTGGCAGAGCACCCTTAGGCGCCTGCAGCTTGTCACGGTCGCCGCCGCCGCCACCGCCGCCGGCCCGGGTGGCCGCAGGCGGCAGAATATAAGGACTGATATCCGTAACCAGGTTGGACACCTGGAGCTTGATTTCCTGCTTGTGTTGCACCATCCAGTAGCCTGAGGTCAACAGCAGGATCGCCGCGAGGGTGTGCACTAAGAAAGATAAGATGAAGTTCTTGGAATCGGCCTTGTAGGTTCCGTAGCCCGCACCAAATAGCGTAGGCAGAATCTCAGGTTCTTCCCGGCGCACAACAGCTGGGGACTCGGATGTTCGAACAACTTCCCCGGTGGACATAATTCTTGCCTTAAAAGTATAGACCCGAACTCAGCCGAAAAACGGGGAAAAGTTCGTCGCCTGAGGAATTCATTCGTTCCCACTGATTGATGCAGGCTATTTGAATACCGCTGCGAAGAATGAGCGAACCTTCCCGAAAAGGCCCTTCTTGGGGGGTGCTTCCTTGGGAGTGCTTGAGGCGGTTACCGTAGTCCCCTGATTCGCGTTTGCGCTGGCAGTTGTGGGCGGCGACCCCACGGGGGTCGGCAGCTGCGACCCGGAGGTCAGCCTCAGTTTCGCAACCCCTTGAGCGATTTCCTCGTCCTGATTTCCCGCCTTGAACACGAACGGGGCGTCCACCTGAACATGAACATCCTGCGCGGGAGGCCTGGACGTGGGAACTACCGCTGGAGGCTCCGCCGGCTTGGGTTGGGGACGGGGCGCGGGCTTTGCCTCGGCCAGGCTCACCGGAGGCGGCGGAGGGCATCCACATCCTGGCGGGGTGAGATGGTCATACTCGCTCACCTGCCCATTCTTGAAGAAAATTTGCTCATTCGGCTTGACCTGGTACGCACCGGCGCCGGCCAATTCCGATACGATCAGCGATGCCGTATTCGAAGCCAGCGCCTTGACACATGCGTTGCCGCGAGCATCAGCACTGATCGCGAAATGGAATATACCCGGCCCGGCGAGCAGAATTCGAAAGTCAGGAGTGAGCACGGTGTCGGCCGAGGCTTGCAATTGATAATGCGCCTCAATGGCGCCGGTATTCATCGCCAGCATCAATTCTCGGCCGTTTCCCGAGGATGTGACGGACAACTGCGTGCCTGGGCACACTCGTACTTCTCCGCCCCTCACTAGAGACAGCGTGGCGGGAATTTCTCCGGCGGTTACCGTCGAGCCGCTGGTGATTTTCGTGCCGCTGCTGGCAAACAGCACCGACCCGCGCACGCTGGCGTCGCTGGCAAACAATTCTCCCACTGGTGCCTGGGCTAGCGCCGAGGTCTCCAACAGGATGAGCAGCAAGGATAGAAGCCCGATTGACCGCATTCGGTAAAGGATACCGCCTTTGACGTTGGGATGTTGTTAAAACCCGGAGGGAGAGTGCCTCACGAAAGCCGCCACAGGTCCATCACCAACGGAGATCTAAGTATCAGAAAGAAACTCGTAGCGCTCAATAATGGCGGCGATCCCGACACGCCCCGGCGCATGCTGCTCGACCCTGACCACCCGGCCCTTGCAGTGCACCCGAATGCTCTCGGTGAGGGTGATCTCTGGAGGCAGCGTCAGAGTGAACTCAATGGGAGAACCTTCGGCTACGACGTTATCAATAAAAAATGAAATTCCCCGCGCGCTGACGTCGCGGGTTTGTGCTTCCTTTTCTTCCCCGTGAGCGAATTTCACGGTTAGGGGCAGTCGCAACGCAAACCGCCGTGTCGCCCGCTGCTCCTGCTGCGGCTCGCCCATGCCTGATCCTCCGTGAGGGGTGCCATAGCATCTACTTAAATCCTGTGAGGTGTCAACAACGTATTTAGTACGTGGTCCCTTCTGTGCCTGTCCCAGTTACTAGTACCCGACAGGCGAAACCAAAGTCAGGAAATGCTCCCGGAATGTGGTTTGTGCTGAGATGGGGCGGGAAGGGCTGGGCTGGTCGGGTATGCCACAGATGTAGCGTCCCAGCCCGCTACTGGGAAGTAAGCGGTGACTCTGAACTGTCTTTGCCTACAAGCTTAGGAAGTTCTTTAGTAGTTTCTTGCCTTCGCCAGTCAGGACACTCTCGGGGTGAAACTGGACACCTTCAATGGGGTATTTGCGGTGCCGCAGTCCCATGATCACACGATTTCCATCCTTGTCGCAGGTGGAGGCGCTCACTTCCAGGTCATCGGGAAGACCCTTTTCCGCCACGATCAAAGAGTGATAGCGGGTGGCCTCCATGGGGGAAGGGATGTCGCGGAAGATGGTCCTTCCGTCGTGCTCGATGTGGCTGGTCTTACCGTGCATCAACTGACGTGCGCGTACCACTTTGCCGCCGTAAGCTTCGCCAATTGCCTGATGCCCCAGACAAACTCCAAGAATGGGCATCTTTCCTGCAAAGTGGCGGATGAGCTCAACACTGATGCCAGCCTCCTGGGGCGTGCACGGCCCCGGCGAAATGACGATCCGCTCTGGGGCGAGGATGTCCAACTCGGGAATCGTAATCTGATCATTGCGCCGCACCACGACATCCTGCCCCATCTCCCCAAGGTATTGGACCAGGTTGTAAGTGAAAGAGTCGTAGTTATCGAGCACGAAGATCATAGGAACTCACAACCCATTGCGCGCGACCTCCACTGCTTTCATCAGAGCCTTGGCTTTGTTGAGGCACTCTTCGTATTCACGCTCCGGCACTGAGTCGGCAACAATGCCGGCGCCGGTCTGGAGGTAGGCGCGCTTTCCTTTGATCATCATGGTGCGGATGGCGATACAGGAATCCAGATTTCCCGCAAAGTCAGCATACAGTACAGATCCGCCATAGATCCCACGGCGCAGCGGTTCCAGCTCTTCGATGATCTCCATGGCTCGAACCTTAGGAGCACCGCTCAGCGTGCCCGCCGGGAAGCAGGCTACGAAGACATCGAGCGCATCCAGATTGGGGCGCAACTCGCCCTCGATCGCCGACACCAGGTGCATGACGTGCGAATAACGTTCCACATACATCAGGTCGCGCACTTTCACGCTGCCATATTTGCTTACCCGGCCCACGTCATTGCGGCCCAGGTCCACCAGCATGACGTGCTCGGCACGTTCTTTTTCGTCGTTGCGCATGGCCCGCTCGATCCCTTGGTCCTCGGCTTCTTCCTTTCCCCGAGGGTGGGTCCCAGCGATCGGCCGGTACTCCACTTTGCTTCCTGTAACTCGCACCAGCATCTCCGGCGAGGATCCCAGCACCACCATGTCATCCATGCGCAGGAAGTACATGTATGGCGAGGGATTCACCGCGCGCAGAGCGCGGTAGATGCTGAAGGGAGAAGTCGTGGGCTGGAAGTCAATTCGTTGCGATAACACCACCTGAAAGATATCTCCCGCCGCGATGTATTCTTTGGCCGCATTCACGCTGGCCATGAAGGTTTCCGGCGAGGTGGTGTGGTGTATGCGCATCCGGCCGCGGGTTGGCTTCGATAAGGCGGCCAGCTCCGCAGGTCTTACACCTGCCCGCAGCTTTTTCTCAATAGCCTCGATATCGGCTGCCGCGCGGTCATATGCCGATTTCGGCTTTTCATGCGCGACGTTCGCAGATGCCATGATGTGAATCTGGTGGCGCAGGTGATCGAAGGCCAGCAGGCGGTCGAAGAACATCAGCCCGCAATCGGGTATATGCAGGTCGTTTTTCGCTGTCTCCGGCAGCTTTTCGAACCTACGTACCATGTCATAGGCAAAGAATCCCACGGCGCCGGCGGTGAAGGGAGGTAGGCCGGGAACCTTAGCGGGCCGATGCGTGGACAGCAACTCTCGCAAGATTGCAACCGCGTCTCCGATGCGGGCCGCGCATTCGCCATCGCGCTCAATCTCGATTGCATTCCCCAGGGCGGTGACCCGCATGTAAGGACGCGACCCTAGAAAGGTGTAGCGCCCGATCTTTTCCCCGCCTTCCACCGACTCCAGCAGGAACGAACACGGCTCCTTTCCAGCAAACGCCAGGAAGGCCGAAACTGGGGTTAGCAGGTCGGCACTGATCGATTTGACCACTGGAATCAGAGTCGCATGACGGCTAAACTCCTGGAACTCTTTGAAGGTCGGGCGCAGCATGCAGTGATCTCAGAAAGCCCGATTATACGTGGCCTCTCGCTCTGCCCATTCCGCCGACCATTGAACGATCGTTTGCCGGTTCCTAGTTCGCAAATTGACGCATCACTGCGATCGTGGCTTATACTTCGTTCACTTGGAGACCCGACTC
This Terriglobales bacterium DNA region includes the following protein-coding sequences:
- a CDS encoding PilZ domain-containing protein, producing the protein MGEPQQEQRATRRFALRLPLTVKFAHGEEKEAQTRDVSARGISFFIDNVVAEGSPIEFTLTLPPEITLTESIRVHCKGRVVRVEQHAPGRVGIAAIIERYEFLSDT
- a CDS encoding efflux RND transporter periplasmic adaptor subunit, which translates into the protein MSTKLDELKSLRIEDSHRTGASEPKWSKRWILTGIGILVLLGIAATVYRITASTAPEVEVTRAVAESSSAPGVILNASGYIVAHHKINVNSKVTGRVAWVGVEKGDKVKEGQVVVRLEDQEFRAQYEQARGNLEYAKARLAELEAGSRPQEIERARHDLEQAKATLIDDKANLDRTRPLVAEGVMSRQALDDALARYEASAQRVNSLQRTYDLAKIGPRIEQIDQARAQVIQARGQLDYAQSQLDATQIRAPVTGTILERTAEKGELITAQFASTAEGGPQGSVVALADLNDLQVELDIAQQDFAKLGPKQKGIVTTDAFPDRKYDGVIAEISPEANRQKATVQVKVQVLNPDGFLRPDMNANVQFLSEEKPGEVTTGSVVPTNALRDRSGKKVVFVAYNGKAVVREVKVLGQRSNGYLVDGLTGGELLLSNPPADLKDGDRIRIKSSK
- the trpE gene encoding anthranilate synthase component I codes for the protein MLRPTFKEFQEFSRHATLIPVVKSISADLLTPVSAFLAFAGKEPCSFLLESVEGGEKIGRYTFLGSRPYMRVTALGNAIEIERDGECAARIGDAVAILRELLSTHRPAKVPGLPPFTAGAVGFFAYDMVRRFEKLPETAKNDLHIPDCGLMFFDRLLAFDHLRHQIHIMASANVAHEKPKSAYDRAAADIEAIEKKLRAGVRPAELAALSKPTRGRMRIHHTTSPETFMASVNAAKEYIAAGDIFQVVLSQRIDFQPTTSPFSIYRALRAVNPSPYMYFLRMDDMVVLGSSPEMLVRVTGSKVEYRPIAGTHPRGKEEAEDQGIERAMRNDEKERAEHVMLVDLGRNDVGRVSKYGSVKVRDLMYVERYSHVMHLVSAIEGELRPNLDALDVFVACFPAGTLSGAPKVRAMEIIEELEPLRRGIYGGSVLYADFAGNLDSCIAIRTMMIKGKRAYLQTGAGIVADSVPEREYEECLNKAKALMKAVEVARNGL
- a CDS encoding energy transducer TonB codes for the protein MRREEPEILPTLFGAGYGTYKADSKNFILSFLVHTLAAILLLTSGYWMVQHKQEIKLQVSNLVTDISPYILPPAATRAGGGGGGGDRDKLQAPKGALPKSAWEQITPPAVVIRNPNPKLAVEPTVVVPPEIKLPQSGQLGDPLSAVLGPSSNGTGSGGGIGSGSGGGVGSGRGPGVGPGWGGGIGGGAFRVGGGVSAPRVLYSPDPEYSEEARKAKYQGTCVLWVVVGPDGRVHDIRVQRTLGLGLDEKAMEAVRNWKFEPARKDGQPVAVQINVEVNFRLY
- a CDS encoding potassium channel family protein, which encodes MRVLAAILGLLIMWIILWDAFETVILPRRVTRRFRLATAFYRLTWKPVAAAAQKIETKKRRESFIGYYGPLSLPMLLTLWALGLVFAFALLQWAAGEQIHVSDHALDFSIVLYFSGTTFFTLGLGDISPASGLSRFLTVMEGGMGFGFLALILGYLPVLYNAFSIREANITLLDARAGSPPTAGEFLRRQAPSGQLRQLFADWESWSARLLESHLSYPVLAFFRSQHDNQSWLAALTTVLDASAFAMAALSEECTYQAELTFALGRHAAVDLAAVFRTTPSSPPQDRLPPAELEHFQNVLSAAGLASKRGPEVTDKLNKLRSMYEPYVNALSERLLFPLPQWLPDKLKADNWQTSQWGKVALPETSRKVLARLPDEV
- a CDS encoding energy transducer TonB, with the protein product MDTFRVFDAEAGVRECSFSRVVIQGTGRRDEYTFGSFHLLNVWSQRQVAVVGTPAVAPPEIETLMRIAPIYRVSFDGEDVIHSISDRDVSGHAARCIEFDTIRGEKTDRNELCMDRANGILILEKLGPELIEYSDFFPFAGALMPGKISYSFGEARKMEVAQTMTVLDNPSPNVLAAPPNAEIHGLCTTFRRPFGVYMPQPKAGNGGESVDIVVRGIVGVSGKLFQPVVQTSERPDLNPEALATVSQWSFAPAMCNGKPDAHEVALTVHFRGR
- a CDS encoding YtxH domain-containing protein translates to MFGDSDDRNSVGIALTFLFIGLGIGALSALLFAPSSGKQMRKNLRRKYEGAREALDEWTDQASDMIDRGSDIANKVRDRGRDWAGKAAEKARDRVAPVTRALNRD
- a CDS encoding aminodeoxychorismate/anthranilate synthase component II; the protein is MIFVLDNYDSFTYNLVQYLGEMGQDVVVRRNDQITIPELDILAPERIVISPGPCTPQEAGISVELIRHFAGKMPILGVCLGHQAIGEAYGGKVVRARQLMHGKTSHIEHDGRTIFRDIPSPMEATRYHSLIVAEKGLPDDLEVSASTCDKDGNRVIMGLRHRKYPIEGVQFHPESVLTGEGKKLLKNFLSL
- a CDS encoding ABC transporter ATP-binding protein; translation: MSSQETATATRTKVVETRHVSKIFRRDSFEVKALDDVSIDIMEGEFIALMGPSGSGKTTLLNMIAAIDRPSSGQMLVMNEDVFKLNDQQAAQWRNHKIGYVFQTFNLIPVLTAFENVELPLLLTKLNKQQRRDHVMTALKLVGLEDRVNHLPKQLSGGQEQRVAIARAIVTDPKIILADEPTGDLDSHSATEILEILKKLNEEDSKTIVMVTHDPHAAAYSHVTRHLEKGMLLPL